Proteins encoded together in one Manis pentadactyla isolate mManPen7 chromosome 6, mManPen7.hap1, whole genome shotgun sequence window:
- the RPE gene encoding ribulose-phosphate 3-epimerase isoform X5: protein MHMMVSRPEQWVKPMAVAGANQYTFHLEATENPGALIKDIRENGMKVGLAIKPGTTVEYLAPWANQIDMALVMTVEPGFGGQKFMEDMMPKVHWLRTQFPSLDIEVDGGVGPDTIHKCAEAGANMIVSGSAIMRSEDPRSVINLLRNVCSEAAQKRSLDR, encoded by the exons ATGCACATGATGGTGTCCAGGCCAGAGCAGTGGGTAAAGCCAATGGCTGTAGCAGGAGCCAATCAATACACCTTCCATCTCGAGGCTACCGAGAACCCAGGGGCTTTGATTAAGGACATTCGGGAGAATGGGATGAAG GTTGGCCTTGCCATCAAACCGGGAACTACAGTTGAGTATTTGGCACCATGGGCCAATCAGATAGATATGGCCTTGGTTATGACAGTGGAACCTGGGTTTGGAGGGCAGAAATTCATGGAAGATATGATGccaaag GTTCACTGGTTGAGGACCCAGTTCCCGTCTTTGGACATAGAGGTCGATGGTGGAGTAGGCCCTGACACTATCCATAAATGTGCAGAG GCAGGAGCCAACATGATTGTGTCTGGCAGTGCCATCATGAGGAGCGAAGACCCCAGATCTGTGATCAACCTGCTAAGAAACGTTTGCTCAGAAGCTGCTCAGAAACGTTCTCTTGATCGATGA